agtgagagaaagttggggcgaaagagtacaacagaggtcgccaccaccccctaccggagcctcgtggagcttttaggtgttttcgctcaataaatacacacaacgcccggtctgggaattgaaactacgatcctCCAACCGTGAGTCTgttgccctaaacactgggccattgcgcctccaccatgttGATTATGACAACAGCAAAAGTAAAATTGCTGctgatgatttttttcctttttgatatttttttcaggtTTGGAAAAACAAGTTAAGCGGAAAAACGAGGAACAGGGCGAGAAAGGGGTACTTAGTCCTAAAGAAAAGGAAATTCAACTTCAGGTAGAACGGGCCAAGCAACACAAACAAGATGCCAGTTTGGAATTGGAGAAGTATTTAACAGATATGCAACAGTGCCAGGAGCAGTTGTCAAAGTTGTCTGTTGATAGGGAGAATACCTGTGACAAGAACTCGACTCAATTGGAGAAGATCAAGTGAGTTTCTTAACTGAATATTCTGAAAGTGACTTATTCATTATATGTCTGCTATACTCTAGTCtgtggaggtacaatggcccagtggttagggcagcggactcgcggtttcgattcctagaccgggcgttgtgagtgtttattgaacgaaaacacctaaagctccacgaggctccggcaggggatggtggtgaaccctgctgtactctttcaccacaactttctctcactcttacttcctgtttctattgtacctgtatttcaaagggtcagccttgtcacactgtgtcacgctgaatattccagagaactacgttaagggtacacgtgtctgtggagtgctcagccacttgcacgttaatttcacgagcaggctgttctgttgatcagatcaactgaaaccttcgacgtcgtaaacgacagagtgccaacaactctagtctgacccatgcaagcatggaaaaggtacatgatgatgatgatgtgttttgaAAATCtggtttaatttctttttttttttttcttacaggtATGATATTGATTTATATACTCACATCACTGGAATTCGTTGGCAATATGATGGTGAAGCAGATGATATCAAAGGCTGTATCCTTGTGCTGATTGTCAtaacttttcaaaattaactttGTCAATTTTgttaattgctgttgttattagaaTGCtgaaagacggtgagctggcagaattgttagcacaccaggcaaaatacttagtggcatttcatccgtctttacattctgagttcaaatttcgttgaggtTGACTTTTATCATTTTTCACCATTAAAACTTTGCTATTTGAATGCCAACTTGTATTTAACCTTAACTGATTCCACAGATATTTCTAAACATGGATTTCTCAAGCCGTTTACTTTGAACAGCAGGAAGAATTCAGGTTTCTTTGTGGCTAATTACTTGTGGGACCTGATGGAAGAGAGCTGAAAATTTAAtacattctgtttttaatttttcctaTTTACCTCTAATTAAATTTTGATGTCTTACATGCTGCCATTAAAATTGAGTTAGGGTGTCAAAAGGTTGAGTTTtagaaatgtgtgtgagagaaatgtTTGGTTAACATGTGAAAATGAGCATAGCTTTTATCAGTTTTTGTGGTGACCAACTTAGATTTAGGTTCTTCTCTTGTGAGAGACATAAGGCAGTAAGTTTCCACCAGCATGGTTGGATCTGTGGTTGTTCTTTCCTGATCTGTTCAACTGGTCCTTTTAAATTTGAGGTCTTTCAGGAACGTGCACTGCCAAAGTATTCTTGACTCTGTCCTTTTCCCTCTGTTTTTCTCACTCCAGTGCCAATGTCATATACTGAATGGTTAGCAGGTGCAAAATGACTATTTGACTTCTGGTAATTCatctctttatttttcatcataatCACCTAAGAAAAATTCTGTCATCACAAAAACAGTTTTAAAGAGTTCAgtgtgtggaaagaagtaaaCTTGTTAAGAAGGTAAAGTAAACATGTGATATGCATATGCTTAGCAAGTGTACAATGTAAGTGATAAGTGAAAGAGCTTttagttcattttatttatttaaaaaaaattctgtttttatattttttatgagcCTCTTTGTTCTCTTCAAACAAACATTTTGTGATGTGTGTTGAAGCCAATAGGACCAAGTTTAAATTGATAGCCTGAATAGGTAGAACCAGTGACACATGGCTAtgtagatttgaaaaaaaaaaaaaaacttgcctaGAACCTGATATGTAATGGAATCTGTGAATGAATGTGGAATGACTGTAAAAAACTGCACCATAAGAAAGTTATGTGAATGTGAAATGCATGACACCCcattctctctatgtatgtgtacctggATGTATTTGCTTCtccaaatgttttctttttctattttcttccaaTAAGACAAATTATACTATTCACTCACTCAGTCACGAGAATAAAATTCATTTCACGCTTTCATTCTTACGAGTTGTTCTTCAGTTCTTCTTTCAAGTGAATGCCATGGAATGGTGGATGGTAAGCTTTCACGCAAGGCTGAATCTATGAGGTAAGTTTAATACTTTTGCAAAGCTAAGATAATTTCTGTTGAACTGATTTGTCCACAATGCATTACACCTTAATGAAACCTTTCTGTTTTGTTGTGACCCAACAActcataaaataaaagattagatGCTCTTTCAGACATGTAGTTTCGCTACTTGGAAAAGACAGTTTCTAACCACATGTTGattattctttatcatttttcataATTTGGGAAACGATAAATCAAACACCAAATACCagaatttttcaaaatgtttattcttttccCCCTTTCCcccctcatcatttaatgtctgttttccatgttggcatgggttggatgatttgacaggatctggtgagccATAACGTCATGTCAAGCTCCAGTATCAGCTTTGGtgtggtttccatggctggatacctttcttatcgccaaccactttacagagtgtactgagtgccctttttatgctactggcattaagcaaggttgccaagtaacttgcaaggcaaaaaaaaaaaaaacaggaagaaggaaaaagCCCCTTTGACTATATGGGGGAAGGGGTTAGTATTTGAAAAGAAGACGGGGGCAATGGTTCTATGTCAGGTGTTGAGTGTAATGGAAGAACAAATCTGTCACCCCAGGTCTTACTGAAAATATGCCCCAGCCACAGATTTAGTCTTGTCACATTCAGTAGGTTG
This region of Octopus bimaculoides isolate UCB-OBI-ISO-001 chromosome 6, ASM119413v2, whole genome shotgun sequence genomic DNA includes:
- the LOC106869348 gene encoding kinetochore protein Spc24, producing the protein MGPKKIHSESAKHHAITLEDKLVMIKHREKVVAIARSFGTSWTIVLMIVHNTDKILAHMVFINYVLLKMHSLIKYRTRNGYYWFSLETSLEKQVKRKNEEQGEKGVLSPKEKEIQLQVERAKQHKQDASLELEKYLTDMQQCQEQLSKLSVDRENTCDKNSTQLEKIKYDIDLYTHITGIRWQYDGEADDIKGYISKHGFLKPFTLNSRKNSGFFVANYLWDLMEES